A single genomic interval of Adhaeribacter pallidiroseus harbors:
- a CDS encoding c-type cytochrome, which yields MLKNKNSLLLLIPLVVFSWLRCSPAVNDSGEQLYVQHCASCHMEDGRGLKRLIPPLANADYLVKHRQDLACIMKHGQEGNITVNGLHYQQKMPGAEDLTPDQITNLLNFVQTNFGNNNERFTIPEVSALLDACAAHNH from the coding sequence ATGCTCAAAAATAAAAATTCGCTCTTGCTTTTAATACCACTGGTTGTATTTTCCTGGCTCCGTTGTTCGCCGGCGGTAAACGATAGCGGAGAACAATTGTACGTGCAGCATTGCGCCAGTTGCCACATGGAGGATGGCCGTGGTTTAAAGCGGCTAATTCCGCCGCTGGCCAACGCCGATTATCTAGTAAAACACCGTCAGGATTTAGCTTGTATCATGAAGCACGGCCAGGAGGGAAACATAACGGTAAATGGACTGCACTACCAGCAAAAAATGCCGGGGGCCGAAGATTTAACTCCGGATCAAATTACGAATCTTCTAAATTTTGTGCAAACCAACTTTGGTAATAATAACGAAAGATTTACGATACCGGAGGTTTCTGCTCTGCTCGACGCTTGTGCCGCACATAACCACTAG